A stretch of Methanobrevibacter sp. YE315 DNA encodes these proteins:
- the purF gene encoding amidophosphoribosyltransferase: MQGEMEDKCGIIGYHSKNDSKNVASFVYYCLYALQHRGQESAGIATFNPEKGLNYYCGMGLITDVFKDYEIQNLLGNMAIGHVRYSTTGQSRLENSQPFVTDFDDGFIAMAHNGDIVNSAELREELINDGYEFKSDTDSEVICYMLKKEHYDNNKSMIESIECVSKKLVGSYALTILVNGDLYGVRDPMGIKPLAIADKDGDYILASETVAFDVVNAEYIRDIKPGEVVYFDNNEINSYMLESAGKCKLSHCMFEYVYFARPDSTIDGVNVYETRMNIGKQLRKLYPIDADVVIPVPDSSIPAAIGYSRASGIPYGEGLIKNRYVGRTFIMPTQEERELAVRLKLNPIKDAIKGKKIILIDDSIVRGTTSKQLLDLVKEAEPAEIHFLVGCPPVIAPCYYGVAMATKKELIAANYSVEEIREQLDIDSLGYITMEALVEAIGMPKDNLCLGCINEEYPTEIPEGLEAETYYKP; this comes from the coding sequence ATGCAAGGAGAAATGGAAGATAAGTGTGGTATTATTGGATATCATTCAAAAAATGATTCTAAAAATGTTGCATCCTTTGTTTATTATTGTTTGTATGCTTTACAGCACAGAGGTCAAGAATCAGCAGGAATAGCTACTTTTAATCCAGAAAAAGGATTGAATTATTATTGTGGTATGGGCTTAATAACCGATGTTTTTAAGGATTATGAAATCCAAAATCTGTTGGGAAACATGGCTATTGGGCATGTGAGATACTCAACCACAGGCCAATCAAGGCTCGAGAATTCACAGCCTTTTGTCACTGATTTTGATGATGGATTTATAGCTATGGCTCATAATGGGGATATTGTCAATTCCGCTGAGCTAAGAGAAGAATTGATAAATGACGGCTATGAATTCAAGTCTGACACTGATTCTGAAGTGATTTGTTATATGCTTAAAAAGGAACATTACGATAATAATAAAAGCATGATTGAATCCATTGAATGCGTTTCCAAAAAATTAGTTGGATCTTATGCATTGACTATTTTGGTCAACGGTGATTTGTATGGTGTTAGGGATCCAATGGGAATAAAACCGCTTGCTATTGCTGATAAAGATGGTGATTATATTTTAGCATCTGAAACTGTTGCGTTTGATGTTGTAAATGCTGAATATATCAGAGATATAAAGCCAGGCGAAGTTGTATACTTCGATAATAATGAAATTAACTCCTACATGTTAGAAAGTGCAGGCAAATGTAAACTTTCTCACTGTATGTTTGAATACGTTTACTTTGCAAGGCCTGACAGTACAATAGACGGCGTAAACGTTTACGAAACCAGAATGAATATAGGTAAACAATTACGTAAATTGTACCCTATTGATGCTGATGTCGTTATTCCAGTACCTGATTCATCAATTCCTGCGGCTATTGGATACTCAAGAGCTTCCGGAATACCATATGGTGAAGGTTTAATCAAGAACAGGTATGTCGGAAGAACATTTATCATGCCAACTCAAGAAGAACGTGAATTGGCTGTAAGACTTAAGTTAAATCCTATAAAAGATGCCATTAAAGGCAAAAAAATTATCCTGATAGATGATAGTATTGTAAGAGGTACCACTTCCAAACAGTTGTTGGACCTTGTTAAGGAAGCGGAACCTGCTGAAATTCATTTCCTTGTAGGTTGTCCTCCTGTTATTGCACCTTGTTACTATGGTGTTGCAATGGCAACCAAAAAGGAATTGATTGCGGCTAATTATTCAGTTGAAGAAATTCGAGAACAGCTTGACATTGATTCATTAGGCTATATCACTATGGAAGCTTTGGTTGAAGCAATAGGAATGCCTAAGGATAACTTATGTTTAGGTTGTATAAATGAGGAATATCCTACAGAAATTCCTGAAGGTCTTGAAGCTGAAACTTATTACAAACCTTAG
- a CDS encoding U32 family peptidase — MVELLAPAGNFISLRAVLENGADAVYFGLEDYNMRANAKNFSLDELAEVSRIANEYGAKTYLGTNIILNERLASELEKKLEEISASEIDGLILSDIGLIEDTVSHGLEAHISVQENVCNSYTLKTLKKLGAKRAILSRELSLAEITEITEKSPIETEIFIHGAICMAISGRCFLSYGLYGRSANCGDCLQPCRKNWTLTYEEGDDSVINFSDVEDERFIITGSEDGSYRTNFFSPKDMCMIEYIPELMKSGVASFKIEGRARSPDYGAMVTGIYRQAIDDYIDDPLNYKVKDEWMEELTSVFNRGFDTNFYFNTPFETSEDNQSKYIKKDIGQVVNYYNKVKAAELRIWDDLKIGDKIIIQGQTTGSITHTIESMQIEGKSVDKVEKGSNVAIAIPTKVRENDFVYKLVERNADD, encoded by the coding sequence ATGGTTGAATTATTAGCTCCTGCGGGAAACTTTATTTCACTTCGTGCCGTTTTGGAAAATGGTGCGGATGCTGTTTACTTTGGCCTTGAAGATTATAATATGAGGGCCAATGCAAAAAACTTTTCTCTAGATGAGTTGGCAGAAGTATCTAGAATAGCTAATGAGTATGGAGCTAAAACCTATCTGGGTACAAATATTATTTTAAATGAACGTTTGGCATCAGAACTTGAAAAAAAATTAGAAGAGATTTCAGCTAGTGAAATTGATGGACTTATTTTATCTGATATCGGTTTAATTGAAGATACGGTTTCACATGGTTTGGAAGCCCATATCAGTGTTCAGGAAAATGTTTGCAATTCCTACACCCTTAAAACCCTTAAAAAGCTTGGCGCCAAACGCGCAATTCTTTCTCGCGAATTATCTTTAGCAGAAATTACTGAAATAACTGAGAAATCCCCGATTGAAACAGAAATTTTCATTCATGGGGCAATCTGCATGGCGATTTCCGGAAGATGCTTTTTAAGCTATGGACTATATGGAAGGAGTGCAAACTGCGGGGACTGTTTGCAGCCTTGCCGTAAAAACTGGACATTGACATATGAAGAGGGGGATGATTCTGTAATCAACTTCTCTGATGTTGAAGATGAAAGGTTCATAATCACCGGAAGCGAGGATGGAAGTTATAGAACTAATTTCTTTTCACCAAAAGACATGTGCATGATTGAATATATACCTGAATTGATGAAGAGCGGTGTTGCATCATTTAAAATTGAAGGAAGAGCAAGAAGCCCGGATTATGGTGCAATGGTTACCGGAATCTATAGGCAGGCTATTGATGATTATATTGATGATCCATTGAATTATAAAGTTAAGGACGAGTGGATGGAGGAACTTACCAGCGTATTTAATCGTGGTTTCGACACTAATTTTTATTTCAATACACCATTTGAGACAAGTGAAGACAATCAATCAAAATACATTAAAAAGGACATTGGACAAGTGGTTAATTACTACAATAAGGTTAAAGCGGCCGAATTAAGGATATGGGATGATTTGAAAATCGGAGATAAGATAATTATCCAAGGCCAAACTACCGGTTCAATTACTCATACTATTGAATCCATGCAGATTGAAGGCAAATCTGTTGATAAAGTTGAAAAAGGTTCTAATGTAGCAATTGCCATTCCAACGAAAGTTAGGGAAAATGACTTTGTATATAAGTTAGTCGAGAGGAATGCTGATGATTAA